In Cicer arietinum cultivar CDC Frontier isolate Library 1 chromosome 7, Cicar.CDCFrontier_v2.0, whole genome shotgun sequence, a single window of DNA contains:
- the LOC101505821 gene encoding uncharacterized protein, which translates to MAVYEGRPLVMEMEREEDFEDSNNISGCGCGCFRVFTSKWWQRRHEEGKHLLEEKDEGNRGEDTWVMEKLKKMKETSEVIAGPKWKTFIRKISWYGKKNQKNRFQYDAHSYALNFNSGAQSEDEEYLPPSFSSRFSAPK; encoded by the coding sequence ATGGCTGTCTATGAAGGAAGACCATTGGTGATGGAAATGGAACGCGAAGAAGATTTTGAAGATTCAAACAATATAAGCGGGTGTGGATGCGGGTGCTTCCGAGTGTTCACCTCGAAATGGTGGCAACGCCGCCACGAGGAAGGTAAACACCTACTTGAAGAAAAGGATGAAGGAAATAGAGGAGAAGACACATGGGTGAtggaaaaattgaagaaaatgaaggaAACTTCAGAAGTGATTGCTGGTCCTAAGTGGAAAacttttattagaaaaataagttGGTATGGAAAAAAGAACCAAAAAAATAGGTTTCAATATGATGCACATAGTTATGCTCTTAATTTTAATAGTGGGGCTCAAAGTGAAGATGAAGAATATTTGCCTCCAAGTTTCTCCTCAAGATTTTCTGCTCCAAAATGA
- the LOC101493571 gene encoding homeobox protein knotted-1-like 4 isoform X1 yields MAYEENIEEEIGYQRFTEEEEXXXXXXXXXXRSEKNCETEELREYKTEILGHPLYDQLLSAHVSCLRIATPVDQLPRIDAQLQHSQRVLQKYSSLRISNRLIDPKDLDHFMTHYVLLLCAFKEQLQQHVRVHAMEAVMACWDLEQSLQTLTGVSSGEGTGATMSDDEEEQAESNAKLLYESGSLDGVDTLGFGPLVPTETERSLMERVRLELKHELKQGYKEKIVDVREEILRKRRAGKLPGDTTSLLKAWWQSHSKWPYPTEEDKARLVQETGLQLKQINNWFINQRKRNWHANSPSSTNSKTKRKSAGESSNQSFM; encoded by the exons ATGGCTTATGAGGAGAATATTGAAGAGGAAATAGGTTACCAGCGTTTCACGGAAGAAGAAGAAGANNNNNNNNNNNNNNNNNNNNNNNNNNNNAGAAGTGAAAAGAATTGCGAAACGGAAGAATTAAGGGAATATAAAACAGAAATATTAGGACATCCACTTTACGATCAACTATTGTCTGCACATGTTTCGTGTCTTAGAATTGCAACACCTGTTGACCAGCTTCCAAGGATTGATGCTCAGCTTCAACACTCACAACGTGTTCTTCAAAAATACTCTTCTCTCAGGATTTCTAATCGCCTCATCGATCCCAAGGACCTTGATCACTTTATG ACGCATTATGTTCTTTTGCTATGTGCCTTCAAAGAACAGTTGCAACAACATGTCCGTGTTCATGCCATGGAGGCAGTGATGGCTTGTTGGGATCTTGAGCAGTCTCTGCAAACCTTGACAG GTGTATCTTCAGGGGAAGGAACAGGAGCAACAATGTCGGACGATGAAGAGGAGCAAGCAGAGAGTAATGCCAAGTTATTATATGAAAGTGGAAGCCTTGATGGAGTTGATACACTTGGGTTTGGTCCTCTTGTCCCCACTGAGACTGAAAGGTCTTTGATGGAGCGAGTTAGGCTTGAGTTGAAGCATGAACTCAAACAG GGTTACAAGGAGAAGATTGTAGATGTAAGAGAGGAAATTCTACGAAAGAGAAGAGCAGGGAAACTCCCAGGGGACACCACTTCTCTTTTGAAAGCTTGGTGGCAATCACATTCTAAATGGCCTTATCCTACT GAGGAAGACAAGGCAAGATTAGTGCAGGAAACAGGGTTGCAATTAAAACAGATAAACAATTGGTTTATAAATCAAAGGAAAAGGAATTGGCACGCTAACTCTCCATCATCTACCAACTCCAAAACCAAGCGCAAGAG TGCAGGTGAAAGCAGTAACCAGAGTTTCATGTGA
- the LOC101493571 gene encoding homeobox protein knotted-1-like 4 isoform X2: MAYEENIEEEIGYQRFTEEEEXXXXXXXXXXRSEKNCETEELREYKTEILGHPLYDQLLSAHVSCLRIATPVDQLPRIDAQLQHSQRVLQKYSSLRISNRLIDPKDLDHFMTHYVLLLCAFKEQLQQHVRVHAMEAVMACWDLEQSLQTLTGVSSGEGTGATMSDDEEEQAESNAKLLYESGSLDGVDTLGFGPLVPTETERSLMERVRLELKHELKQGYKEKIVDVREEILRKRRAGKLPGDTTSLLKAWWQSHSKWPYPTEEDKARLVQETGLQLKQINNWFINQRKRNWHANSPSSTNSKTKRKR; the protein is encoded by the exons ATGGCTTATGAGGAGAATATTGAAGAGGAAATAGGTTACCAGCGTTTCACGGAAGAAGAAGAAGANNNNNNNNNNNNNNNNNNNNNNNNNNNNAGAAGTGAAAAGAATTGCGAAACGGAAGAATTAAGGGAATATAAAACAGAAATATTAGGACATCCACTTTACGATCAACTATTGTCTGCACATGTTTCGTGTCTTAGAATTGCAACACCTGTTGACCAGCTTCCAAGGATTGATGCTCAGCTTCAACACTCACAACGTGTTCTTCAAAAATACTCTTCTCTCAGGATTTCTAATCGCCTCATCGATCCCAAGGACCTTGATCACTTTATG ACGCATTATGTTCTTTTGCTATGTGCCTTCAAAGAACAGTTGCAACAACATGTCCGTGTTCATGCCATGGAGGCAGTGATGGCTTGTTGGGATCTTGAGCAGTCTCTGCAAACCTTGACAG GTGTATCTTCAGGGGAAGGAACAGGAGCAACAATGTCGGACGATGAAGAGGAGCAAGCAGAGAGTAATGCCAAGTTATTATATGAAAGTGGAAGCCTTGATGGAGTTGATACACTTGGGTTTGGTCCTCTTGTCCCCACTGAGACTGAAAGGTCTTTGATGGAGCGAGTTAGGCTTGAGTTGAAGCATGAACTCAAACAG GGTTACAAGGAGAAGATTGTAGATGTAAGAGAGGAAATTCTACGAAAGAGAAGAGCAGGGAAACTCCCAGGGGACACCACTTCTCTTTTGAAAGCTTGGTGGCAATCACATTCTAAATGGCCTTATCCTACT GAGGAAGACAAGGCAAGATTAGTGCAGGAAACAGGGTTGCAATTAAAACAGATAAACAATTGGTTTATAAATCAAAGGAAAAGGAATTGGCACGCTAACTCTCCATCATCTACCAACTCCAAAACCAAGCGCAAGAG GTGA